The following DNA comes from Winogradskyella sp. PG-2.
CCAATCAAACAACCTTCAAGTTAATTAAAAGATAATTGCTTGCAACAATGTATATACTGTAAATAATTTAATCAATAAAATGAAGAAAATAATTCTAATAATAGGTATAGCATTTTTATCAAGTTCATGTAGTAAGAAATTATATAATGTTGAAAAGGTCGAAGTTATACCTTTAATTGATGGAGATCAGACAGAATGGCCAGCCAATACAATTCGGTCCAACAATAATATAAATTATGCAATACAACAGGATGAAGATAATTTATATTTAATGGTGAGTTCATTTGATGAGCAGGTTATGAAAAAAATTATGCTTTTAGGTATGACCTATTGGATTAATACAGACGGAAAGCATAGTAAAGACCAAGGTATTTCTTTCCCGGAAGGGATTATAAATTCAGACGCAATAAAACAAAAATTCGCAAGCCTCAAAAGTAACGGTGGTGGTTTTAGAGGAAGAGGAGGTATGGGCTCAATGCCCAATATTGATAAAAATATATTGCCAGATCAGTCTAAGTTATTAGAGAATTTTAAAGGTCAATCGGAGAATATCGGCCTAATAAATTTTAGTAGTTATGACGATGGGCAAATAATAAATTTCAATCGTAATACTTTAGATTTTAAGAGTTTGGGTATTGTGTTTGATACAAAATTGATACCTGGCCAATCATTTACATTTGAGATTGCAATTCCTAAAAGGCTTCTCAAAAAAAGTACAAAGGTTAAAAAAGATACTTGGGGAATAGGTATAGCAACTAATGATCCAAATTTAGAGCTCAACCTACCTGACAGTTCTAGATTGGATAAGATGCCTGCAAGATTTAAAAATAAATTAGGTGTAAGTGGTAAACTTGAAAAAATTAATGAATTAAAAGCTTTATTAAAACCTATTCAATTCTGGGTAGATGTTTCTGCATTAAAAAAATAAACGAATTACCATCTTCTGTTAAAAATATATCTGGTATTCATTTGGAATCCCATTGAATTAAAGTAATATTTTATTAATTAAAATTATTAAAAATGAACTATTTAAAAAATATAATAACACTATTTGTACTCATATTTTCAGCATCAGTTTCTGCACAAAACACCAATGGGAAAGCCTATTACATTGTAAAAAATACGATAAAAATGAACTTAGGGAATCGTCAAATTCCAGAGGCTCAAAAAGCAATGATACAAGAGCGTATCAATAGTATGTCTACAAATAATTTTGTACTCTCTTTTAATAAGAATTCTTCTATATATGTTGAAGAAGAAAAGTTAGAACAAGACCAAGGTAATGGAGTAATAGCACAACGAATGGGAATGCTAAAAATGATACTTAATCAAGGAAGTAATGGCAAACTTTACAAGAATAGTAGCGACAATACGTACAAAAATCAAGTAGACCTTTATGGGAAACTATTCCTAATTCAAGATTCACTTAAAGAGATAGATTGGAAAATTACTGATGATATAAAAACGATTGGAAAGCATACCTGCTTTAAGGCTACGGCTATCTTAAAAAATAGAGGATTACCAACAAATTTTCGCCCAGGAGAGCAAAAAACAGATGACTCAAAAGAAGAAAAAACAATAGAGGATGAAATGATAATAGTAACGGCTTGGTTTACCCTTGATATCCCTGTTTCTCAAGGGCCTGCAATGTATTATGGTTTGCCAGGATTGATTTTAGAAGTTAATGCAGGAAATACTACCATACTATGTTCAAAAATTGAATTAAATAAAGAAGGCGAAACAGTTGATCCGCCTAAAAAAGGAAAAAAGATAAACCAAGAAAAGTATGATGAGCTTGTAAAGAAAAAGGCAAAAGAGATTCGAGAAAATTTTCAAAGAGGTAGAGGAGGCCTTGGTAGAAGAGGTAATTAAAAATAAGTTCAAATGAAAAAAATCTTATATATACTTTGTGTACTATTCTCTTTAAACGCTTTTTCGCAGGAGATTAATGTTTCAGGATCTATAAAAGATAGTATTGGCACACCATTAG
Coding sequences within:
- a CDS encoding GLPGLI family protein, giving the protein MNYLKNIITLFVLIFSASVSAQNTNGKAYYIVKNTIKMNLGNRQIPEAQKAMIQERINSMSTNNFVLSFNKNSSIYVEEEKLEQDQGNGVIAQRMGMLKMILNQGSNGKLYKNSSDNTYKNQVDLYGKLFLIQDSLKEIDWKITDDIKTIGKHTCFKATAILKNRGLPTNFRPGEQKTDDSKEEKTIEDEMIIVTAWFTLDIPVSQGPAMYYGLPGLILEVNAGNTTILCSKIELNKEGETVDPPKKGKKINQEKYDELVKKKAKEIRENFQRGRGGLGRRGN